From the Rhodospirillaceae bacterium genome, the window TCGACCGTGGCGGCTTCGGAGATTTCCTCCGGCTACTATCACCCGTTTATCGGGCTGCATGCCGTCTGGCTGGCGGGCTTGTGGTATCTGCCTTCAGGCTGAGTGAGCTGGCCATGGATATTCGCCTATCTCGTGCTGGAGGCGGCGCGCGGATGGATCATCGCCGCACTGGGCAGCCGGTGGACAACCCGCATCATCCTGGTGCGGGTGAGACCCCGGCAGAGGGCGGACCCTACAGCTACTTCCGGCAATCGAACTACTTCGTCGTGGCTGCCGTCGAGATCTTCCTGCTGCCCGCCGCCTTCGGCCTGTGGTGGTACGCTGTTCTGTTCGCCGTGCTCATGCGGCGCTGCTCTACGGGCGCATCAGGTCGGAGGATGAAGCACTGGCACTTTGCGCGAGCCGCCGCAACCGCTGGATGATCAGTCCGTGATCGTGGCTACCGGCGGCAGCCGCGCCGACCGGGACACTGACCGTCACATCGCCCGCCTTCGAAATGAAGGACGAGGTCGACGCTTTCACTCCTCCCTCAAGCGGCGCGGTGAGGCCAACCAGCATCACATGCAGGCCACCGGGCTTCATCTCGACGGTGGTGTTCGGCGGCAGGTCGATGATGCCTGCGGCCTCCATCTTCATCACGTCGCCGTCCATCTTGGTGACATGCAGCTCGGCCATTCGCGCCGCAGAGGATGACAGCGAAAGCAGCCGGTCGGCTTCCGCGCCATGGTTCATCAGGGTGATAGGCGGCGCCTGACTTCACTGGCGCGGGCTGAAGCCCGGGCAAAGGCGTTCATGACCATAACGTCACTGGCCAAGACCCCGCCAGCCGATGCTATGATGGCGCCCAGGGTGAGAGCAATGGCGGCGGCGATTTCGCGTGATCTTGCGCATGGGCACCTTTCTGTCGTCTGATATGGGCGGTGATGGTTATGGACACGCGGCATCGCGTCGCGCATCACGCTGCTCGCGGTCATTCTGCCGTCCTCGGCTCAGGCGGAGCGGGTTTCGCTCGAATTGGTGCTGGCCATCGATGTCTCGACTGCGTCAATGACATCGAGTACCGGCAGGAAGGCATGGCGCTGGCCTTCGTCGATCCGGAAGTGGTGAGTCCCATCCTCAATCACCAAGAGGGAGTCGCCGTTCTGGTCACGCAATGGGGCGGCTTTGCCGTTTCCGGCGTTCCCTGCCAGCGGCGGGTGCTTTCGACAGAGCAGGACATCGCAGCCTTCGCCACCGGCCTCAGGGGCGATGCCGCGCGGCAACTTCGGCTATCTGACAGCCATCGGCAACGCCATCATCTTCGCCGTCAACGAGATCGAGAGCAACGGCTTCGACGGGCTTGAAAAGAAGATCGACGTGGCAGGCGATGGCCGCAACAACGCCGGGCACAATCCGGTCACCGCCGGGGCCCTGGCGCTGGCGCGTGGCATCACCATCAATGGCCTCGCCATCGGCGACCCGGATCCGGGCCCGGTGGAGTATGCGCAGAACGTGATCTCCGGCCCCACGCCTTCGTCGAGTTTACCGCCACTTTGCGGATTTTGCCAAAGCCTTCCGCCGCAAGCTGAAACGGGAACTTTCGCCAAGCTCGCGATGCCGGACAATGGCGGAACTCGGCAGGGCCTGCCGTGAGATGGGCCGCAGCACTTGTCGGCCTGCTGGCGGCGGGACCGGCACTGGCGCAGGGACAGCAACCGGTCGCCATCGAACCTGTGCTGGCGCTGGACAGTTCTCCGCCAGCGTCGACCGCGCCGAGTTCCAGCTACAGCTTGACGGGCTGGCGCTGGCCTTCCGCGATCCGGGAGCGTCGAGGCCGTGGATAACCTGAGGCCACTGGGGCGCCGCCATCGCCGTCGTGCAGTGGGGGAGCACCAGGCGAGACCCGCATCGTGCCGTCTTTCACCCATTACCGCCGATGCGCGCGACCCAAGGCCTTCGGCTTCCGCATCGGTCTGATCCGCCGATGGATGCGGGCCAGCGCCACATCGATCGCCAGCGGCATCGACGACAGCCGCAGGCTCATCGAGACCAACGACTTCGACGGCTTCCGGAAAGTCATCGACATCCGGGCGACGGGCCGGACAATTCCACCGCCGATCTGGGAGGCGGCGCGGCAAGCCGCCGGGCAGGGCAGATCACCATCAATGGCCTGCCGATCATGGCGGATGCCCCGATCTCGCCAGCTATTACGAGAGCGCGTGATCATCGGCGCCTCGGCCTTCATCGAACCGGCGCGCCTGATGACTATACCGCGCCATCAAGGAGAAACTGCTACGCGAGTTGTACCGCTGGGGTCCGAACGTTCCATCGCCCTGTCAGCTGCCGTCGCCGGGATCCACCATTCGCTACCGCGCGGTGTTTCCACATACCCGCCAGGAAGTCGATCGGCGGATCGTAGTCGCACCACGGCGCGGGGTCCGTGGCCCTGGCGCGCCGCCTCGAACTCGGCTTTCGCCCTGGCCAGGGCCTGATGGTCCGTCATCAGATCGAGGATCGTTCCGGCAATGGTCCTGGCCGCTGCCGATATGGTGGGTCGATGCAGGCCGGAAATGCGCACCCAGCGCGTTCAGGCCCATTCGGGATAGGCGTAGCCCGGCGGGTTTTCAGCACGGCACTACCGATATAGAAGCGCACCGTCGGGGCAAACCATGCCATGCCGGTCGGTAGTCGTCGGAGTGTAGTGCGTCTGCCATGCGGATCCGCTGGCGCACCCGGCGTTCGACTCCGGCGGCGGAATGAGCTGGCTCAACTTCATCGGCAAATGGCGACGCCATCGGTTCGAGGCCGAGTTCCTGCTGCAGCGCCTGGGCCCTGGCGATGGCCTCCGCACCATACTGCGGCGCACCAGCCTGTTCGAGGTTGCGATAGGTGGGTCTCGGCCATGGCGTGATTGGCGAGGCCCGGCTTCGATTTCGAAACC encodes:
- a CDS encoding DUF1194 domain-containing protein, whose amino-acid sequence is MDTRHRVAHHAARGHSAVLGSGGAGFARIGAGHRCLDCVNDIEYRQEGMALAFVDPEVVSPILNHQEGVAVLVTQWGGFAVSGVPCQRRVLSTEQDIAAFATGLRGDAARQLRLSDSHRQRHHLRRQRDREQRLRRA
- a CDS encoding DUF1194 domain-containing protein — its product is MPSFTHYRRCARPKAFGFRIGLIRRWMRASATSIASGIDDSRRLIETNDFDGFRKVIDIRATGRTIPPPIWEAARQAAGQGRSPSMACRSWRMPRSRQLLRERVIIGASAFIEPARLMTIPRHQGETATRVVPLGSERSIALSAAVAGIHHSLPRGVSTYPPGSRSADRSRTTARGPWPWRAASNSAFALARA
- a CDS encoding copper chaperone PCu(A)C, whose product is MNHGAEADRLLSLSSSAARMAELHVTKMDGDVMKMEAAGIIDLPPNTTVEMKPGGLHVMLVGLTAPLEGGVKASTSSFISKAGDVTVSVPVGAAAAGSHDHGLIIQRLRRLAQSASASSSDLMRP
- a CDS encoding DUF1194 domain-containing protein; protein product: MPRGNFGYLTAIGNAIIFAVNEIESNGFDGLEKKIDVAGDGRNNAGHNPVTAGALALARGITINGLAIGDPDPGPVEYAQNVISGPTPSSSLPPLCGFCQSLPPQAETGTFAKLAMPDNGGTRQGLP